Proteins from a single region of Paenibacillus sp. BIHB 4019:
- a CDS encoding YajQ family cyclic di-GMP-binding protein, with the protein MSSESSFDIVSKVDMQELNNAIQQAEREIETRFDFKGSKSSIKLENEELVLVSDDEYRLNSVIDILQSKMIKRGVPIKNMDYGKIQSASANTVRQHVKLKQGIDQEHSKKINILIRDSKLKVKSLIQGDQIRVSGKSRDDLQAVMNLLRGANLPIELQFTNYR; encoded by the coding sequence ATGTCTTCAGAAAGTTCATTTGATATTGTGTCCAAGGTGGACATGCAGGAGTTAAACAATGCGATTCAGCAGGCGGAGCGTGAAATTGAGACACGCTTTGATTTTAAAGGCAGCAAAAGCAGCATTAAGCTGGAAAATGAAGAGCTGGTTCTCGTCTCTGACGATGAGTACAGATTGAATAGTGTAATTGATATTTTGCAATCGAAAATGATTAAACGCGGCGTGCCGATCAAAAATATGGATTACGGGAAAATTCAGTCAGCTTCAGCCAATACCGTTCGTCAGCATGTTAAGCTTAAGCAGGGCATTGATCAGGAGCATTCCAAAAAAATTAATATTTTGATTCGCGATTCGAAGCTTAAGGTGAAAAGCTTGATTCAAGGCGATCAAATTCGCGTAAGCGGCAAAAGCCGTGACGACTTGCAAGCTGTTATGAACTTGCTGCGCGGTGCTAACTTGCCGATCGAGCTGCAATTTACAAATTATCGTTAA
- a CDS encoding helix-turn-helix domain-containing protein codes for MSNLGALLRKAREERGLTLDDIQETTKIRKRYLEAIESGDHSVLPGSFYLRAFVKNYCEAVGLDTEEVLRLHEKEVPNTITETLTEPVTTRPPRRVQSVGSDRIGKLGFNVMMWSFLILIVAVVWIFVINQKDKPSDMVDQGTKITDESAPPTPTPEAGASTGAVAPTITPSPTPTIQEDVTVTFSSKIGKVDHYDVGPGTAVHKLEIKVAGGKSWMEVREGGSKGSALLSENANDGSTLSFELTQPLYINVGRADLVTISVDGVLVPDGDRAGSKKIQLNPAASANAGSPEATGSATP; via the coding sequence ATGTCTAATCTTGGAGCGCTGCTCCGCAAGGCGCGTGAAGAACGCGGGCTGACGCTTGACGATATTCAGGAAACGACGAAAATTCGCAAACGCTACCTCGAAGCTATCGAGAGCGGCGATCACAGCGTGCTGCCGGGAAGCTTCTACTTGCGGGCCTTTGTGAAAAATTATTGCGAAGCTGTAGGGCTTGATACCGAAGAGGTGCTGCGCCTGCACGAGAAGGAAGTACCGAATACCATTACAGAAACATTAACGGAGCCTGTTACCACAAGGCCTCCCAGACGGGTACAGTCTGTCGGTTCTGACCGTATTGGCAAGCTCGGCTTTAATGTGATGATGTGGTCATTTTTGATTTTGATTGTGGCAGTCGTATGGATTTTCGTCATTAATCAAAAAGACAAACCGTCTGATATGGTCGATCAAGGTACGAAAATTACCGATGAATCTGCACCGCCTACGCCAACGCCGGAAGCTGGAGCGTCAACGGGCGCTGTTGCACCTACGATTACACCATCTCCTACACCGACAATTCAGGAGGATGTGACGGTTACTTTTTCATCGAAAATCGGCAAGGTCGACCATTATGATGTAGGTCCAGGAACGGCCGTGCACAAGCTGGAAATCAAGGTTGCCGGCGGAAAGAGCTGGATGGAAGTCCGTGAAGGCGGCTCAAAAGGCAGTGCGCTGCTATCGGAAAATGCAAATGACGGCTCGACGCTGAGCTTTGAATTGACGCAGCCGTTATATATCAATGTGGGCCGCGCCGATTTAGTCACGATTTCAGTTGATGGCGTGCTTGTTCCCGATGGGGATCGTGCAGGCTCGAAAAAAATCCAGTTGAATCCTGCGGCATCGGCGAATGCAGGCAGCCCGGAAGCGACTGGTTCGGCTACGCCATAA
- a CDS encoding DUF3388 domain-containing protein, whose translation MESKQWYMEYKIHKNRPGLLGDIASLLGMLEVNIMTINGVEDRTRGMLLQTDDEEKIVLLGKMLKKVDNITVNKLRTPTIVDILAVRHGRYIERDSDDRKTFRFTRDELGILVDFLGEVFKREGNQVIGLRGMPRVGKTESIIAGSVCSNKRWAFVSSTLLRQTVRSQLSEEEMNENNIFIIDGIVSTIRSNERHHALLQEIMAMPSTKVIEHPDIFIKESQYDHSHFDIIIELRNTPDEEITYESFTANYSDDF comes from the coding sequence CTGGAATCAAAACAATGGTATATGGAATATAAGATACATAAGAACAGGCCAGGCTTGCTCGGCGACATAGCTTCTTTGCTTGGTATGCTGGAAGTTAATATAATGACGATAAACGGTGTAGAAGACCGGACGCGCGGGATGCTGCTGCAAACCGATGATGAAGAAAAAATCGTGCTGCTCGGCAAAATGCTGAAAAAAGTTGATAATATTACAGTGAACAAGCTGCGGACGCCAACTATTGTAGATATTTTAGCTGTGCGCCATGGAAGATATATCGAACGGGATTCTGACGATCGCAAAACATTCCGTTTTACCCGTGATGAACTGGGTATCCTCGTTGACTTTCTTGGCGAAGTGTTTAAACGCGAAGGCAATCAGGTAATAGGTTTACGTGGCATGCCGCGCGTAGGAAAAACGGAATCCATCATCGCTGGCAGCGTATGCTCAAATAAACGGTGGGCGTTCGTTTCTTCAACGCTTCTCCGCCAAACGGTAAGAAGCCAGCTATCGGAAGAAGAAATGAACGAAAATAATATTTTTATCATTGACGGCATTGTGAGCACGATTCGTTCCAATGAGCGCCATCATGCCTTGCTGCAGGAAATTATGGCTATGCCTTCGACGAAGGTCATTGAGCATCCCGATATTTTTATTAAAGAGTCCCAATATGATCACAGCCATTTTGATATTATTATAGAGCTGCGCAATACGCCGGATGAGGAAATTACGTACGAATCGTTTACTGCAAATTACTCGGATGATTTTTAA
- a CDS encoding DUF3243 domain-containing protein, with the protein MSTVLTNFDTWKQFLADKVQHAKQIGMNDEAITSLAFEIGSFLDEKVDPKNEEQRVLKELWDAGDDSERKVLACLMIKLVQKA; encoded by the coding sequence ATGTCAACCGTTCTTACAAACTTCGATACGTGGAAGCAGTTTTTGGCTGACAAGGTGCAGCATGCGAAGCAAATCGGAATGAATGATGAGGCCATCACCAGCCTGGCCTTCGAAATCGGTTCTTTTCTCGATGAAAAGGTCGATCCGAAAAATGAGGAGCAGCGCGTATTGAAGGAACTGTGGGATGCAGGCGACGATTCCGAGCGTAAAGTTCTAGCCTGCCTCATGATAAAGCTGGTACAAAAGGCGTAA
- a CDS encoding SDR family oxidoreductase: MTVLITGGSRGIGAAIARRFAAEGMNVVIHYLNAHEAANETARECLQLGGDAMTITADLRSKEQLLRMRDKLEAHNRMPDILVNNGGVAHYGMLMDVSEEEWDDLMAVNLKGMFLCSQIFMPRMIENRFGRIINVSSVWGISGASCEVLYSTSKGGMNAFTKALAKELAPSGVTVNAVAPGAVNTEMMDGFNEDEKSALEQEIPLGRLGQPDEVASLVYFLSLPESSYITGQVISPNGGWHT; this comes from the coding sequence ATGACTGTGCTTATAACAGGGGGAAGCCGTGGCATCGGCGCCGCAATTGCGCGGCGCTTCGCGGCGGAAGGCATGAATGTCGTCATCCATTATTTAAACGCCCACGAGGCGGCAAATGAAACAGCAAGAGAATGCTTGCAGCTTGGCGGTGATGCCATGACTATTACCGCTGATTTGCGCTCCAAGGAGCAGCTGCTGCGCATGCGAGACAAGCTTGAGGCACATAACCGAATGCCGGATATACTCGTCAACAATGGCGGTGTTGCGCATTATGGCATGCTCATGGACGTATCGGAGGAAGAATGGGACGACCTGATGGCTGTCAATTTGAAGGGAATGTTTTTGTGTAGCCAAATTTTTATGCCGCGCATGATTGAAAATCGTTTCGGCCGAATTATTAATGTTTCCTCCGTTTGGGGAATATCTGGCGCCTCCTGTGAAGTGCTGTATTCCACTTCCAAGGGAGGGATGAACGCTTTCACGAAAGCTTTGGCTAAGGAATTGGCGCCGTCGGGCGTTACAGTCAATGCGGTTGCTCCTGGAGCGGTAAATACCGAAATGATGGATGGATTCAATGAGGATGAGAAATCGGCATTGGAGCAGGAAATTCCGCTGGGCCGCCTTGGCCAGCCGGATGAAGTTGCTTCGCTCGTTTATTTTCTCTCGCTGCCGGAATCTTCCTACATTACAGGTCAAGTCATAAGTCCGAATGGCGGCTGGCATACGTAA
- a CDS encoding pitrilysin family protein, whose amino-acid sequence MQPLEYKGVQETLYREVLDNGLEVIVLPKEGFHKTYATFSTKYGSVDNWFAVGDEEAVKVPDGIAHFLEHKMFEEPTGDIFATFASQGASANAFTSFDRTVYLFSATEQIPANLETLINFVQNPYFTDANVDKEKGIIEQEINMYKDNADWRVYFGLIDALYHTHPVHIDIAGTVESIYQIDKETLYQCYETFYHPSNMLLFVVGGVDAKEVFELVRRNQAAKNFKPQGEIRRLFEDEPTSVKTPHKVTKLPVSLPKCMFGFKEKNTGLSSEELLRQEVTSKLMLDVLFGPSSALYEELYESQLISDSFGTEYNANPGYAFSVLGGDTPNPKQLLARVKSAIEQALESGLDEIAFERSKRKKIGGYLRMLNSPESIAGEFTRYRFRDSDMFDVLPLYESCTLEQANERLREHFDFNQLAVSIVEKPEA is encoded by the coding sequence GTGCAACCATTGGAGTATAAGGGCGTACAGGAGACGCTTTATCGTGAAGTGCTGGATAATGGGCTTGAAGTCATAGTGCTGCCTAAAGAGGGCTTTCATAAAACCTACGCAACATTTTCGACGAAATATGGCTCCGTAGATAATTGGTTTGCAGTCGGCGATGAGGAAGCAGTCAAAGTTCCCGACGGTATTGCCCATTTTTTGGAGCATAAAATGTTCGAGGAGCCAACTGGCGATATTTTCGCTACGTTTGCTTCCCAAGGCGCTTCAGCGAACGCTTTTACGAGCTTCGACCGTACCGTCTATTTGTTTTCGGCGACGGAGCAAATTCCTGCCAACTTAGAGACGCTCATTAATTTCGTGCAAAATCCTTATTTCACCGATGCGAATGTGGACAAGGAAAAAGGCATTATTGAACAGGAAATCAATATGTACAAGGATAATGCGGATTGGCGCGTTTATTTTGGGCTTATTGATGCGCTGTACCACACCCATCCGGTTCATATTGATATTGCCGGCACTGTAGAGTCGATTTATCAAATTGACAAGGAAACGCTGTATCAGTGCTATGAAACCTTCTACCATCCATCCAATATGCTGCTGTTCGTCGTTGGCGGCGTAGATGCGAAGGAAGTATTTGAGCTTGTAAGGCGCAATCAAGCGGCCAAAAACTTCAAGCCGCAGGGCGAAATTCGCCGTTTATTTGAGGATGAGCCGACCTCGGTCAAAACGCCGCACAAAGTAACGAAGCTACCGGTATCGCTGCCTAAATGCATGTTTGGTTTTAAGGAGAAAAACACAGGGCTATCCAGCGAAGAGCTGCTTCGTCAGGAAGTTACTTCCAAGCTGATGCTGGACGTATTGTTCGGGCCAAGCTCCGCTTTGTATGAAGAGCTATATGAAAGCCAGCTTATTTCCGATTCCTTTGGAACCGAATATAATGCAAATCCCGGTTATGCATTTTCGGTGCTTGGCGGAGATACGCCAAATCCAAAGCAGCTTCTGGCTCGTGTTAAGTCTGCTATTGAGCAAGCGCTTGAGAGTGGACTCGATGAAATCGCCTTTGAACGCTCAAAACGAAAAAAAATCGGCGGTTACTTGCGGATGCTGAACTCCCCTGAATCCATCGCTGGCGAATTTACACGCTACCGCTTCCGCGACAGCGATATGTTTGATGTACTGCCGCTATATGAAAGCTGTACGCTTGAGCAGGCAAATGAGCGCCTGCGCGAGCATTTTGATTTTAATCAGCTGGCGGTATCGATAGTGGAGAAGCCTGAGGCGTGA
- a CDS encoding pitrilysin family protein, with the protein MTLFERGQFGRIRLHVLPTKRFKTFAISLFAGRVLAEDTVTETALIPFVLRRGTAATPETKAFRERLDDLYGAGFGFDVYKRGDSQIVQFRMDVINDQFVSSDTPLLAASLGLLGEVLTEPLLENGAFSRKYVDAEKVTLTKRLESIVNDKIRYAAERCVEEMCANEPYRLHPLGKLAVIDEITPESLYKQYKKWLDEAALDLYVVGDTTLEEVTAYVRDAFKLTDGAAANYPKADVTHQVRDVHTVVERMDVTQGKLNLGLRTGVAYGDDDYAAALMYNGVLGGYPHSKLFLNVREKESLAYYAASRLDGHKGICTVQSGIEIENYEKAVNIIREQLESMRQGELSELEMSQTKAMIANHLRELQDSAYEMIAYDFNAVLSGKERSAEKLLEQVQAVTAADIVRVAQNVQLDTIYYLRDRKEA; encoded by the coding sequence GTGACACTTTTCGAAAGAGGACAATTTGGTCGAATACGGCTGCATGTGCTGCCAACTAAGCGTTTCAAGACGTTCGCGATTTCCTTGTTTGCCGGGCGAGTGCTTGCAGAAGACACAGTTACAGAGACAGCTCTTATTCCTTTTGTGCTGCGCAGAGGGACGGCGGCGACGCCTGAGACGAAAGCATTTCGCGAGCGGCTCGATGATTTGTACGGTGCCGGCTTCGGCTTTGATGTATATAAGCGTGGAGATTCTCAAATCGTTCAATTCCGCATGGATGTTATTAATGATCAATTCGTATCTTCGGACACGCCGCTGCTTGCCGCGTCATTAGGACTGCTTGGCGAGGTGCTGACTGAGCCGCTGCTGGAAAATGGCGCATTCAGCCGTAAATACGTCGATGCGGAAAAAGTGACGCTCACGAAGCGGCTGGAGTCCATCGTCAATGATAAAATTCGCTATGCCGCTGAGCGCTGCGTTGAAGAAATGTGTGCGAATGAGCCTTATAGGCTGCATCCGCTTGGCAAGCTGGCTGTAATTGACGAGATAACCCCGGAATCTCTCTACAAGCAATACAAGAAGTGGCTTGATGAAGCCGCGCTCGATTTGTACGTAGTAGGCGATACTACGCTTGAGGAAGTGACAGCTTACGTACGTGATGCATTCAAGCTGACAGACGGAGCAGCGGCAAATTATCCAAAGGCAGACGTTACCCATCAGGTGCGCGACGTTCATACGGTTGTTGAACGGATGGATGTGACCCAAGGGAAGCTTAATTTGGGCCTGCGTACGGGCGTCGCTTATGGCGATGACGATTATGCAGCAGCACTTATGTATAATGGTGTGCTGGGCGGATATCCGCACTCCAAGCTGTTTTTAAATGTGCGCGAGAAGGAAAGCTTGGCTTATTATGCCGCTTCCCGTCTTGATGGACATAAAGGCATATGCACGGTGCAGTCAGGTATTGAAATCGAGAACTATGAGAAAGCGGTCAATATTATTCGCGAGCAGCTTGAGAGCATGCGTCAAGGCGAGCTGTCCGAGCTTGAAATGAGCCAGACGAAAGCGATGATAGCGAATCATTTGCGCGAGCTGCAGGATTCCGCTTATGAAATGATTGCTTACGATTTTAACGCGGTGCTGTCCGGCAAGGAAAGAAGTGCCGAGAAGCTGCTTGAGCAGGTGCAGGCCGTTACTGCTGCTGATATTGTCAGAGTCGCACAAAATGTGCAGCTCGATACGATTTATTATTTGCGTGATCGGAAGGAGGCGTAA
- the sleB gene encoding spore cortex-lytic enzyme, with translation MKKRLMVITAVLVFVLFGSYSLRHMHQVKTSETFSNATLKVGSSGNDVYELQGRLKHLGYFSGKVDGQFGASTKNAVTWFQWKFGMKADGVVGASTKLKLWEATKAWKPAAAESSSGQAGSGNTAAPSKGGGGGSSLSKGNKLGLSANDLKLMANAVYGESRGEPYEGQIAVAAVILNRLQSTSFPNSISGVIFQPGAFTAVADGQIWLTPNETASRAVMDAINGQDPSNGCLYYFNPETATSKWIWTRPQVKTIGKHIFCM, from the coding sequence ATGAAAAAGCGACTAATGGTCATAACAGCAGTACTCGTTTTCGTCTTGTTTGGCTCCTACTCTCTCCGGCATATGCATCAAGTCAAGACTTCGGAGACGTTCAGTAATGCTACGCTCAAGGTTGGTTCCTCGGGCAATGATGTGTACGAGCTGCAAGGCAGGCTGAAGCATCTTGGATATTTCAGCGGCAAAGTGGATGGACAGTTTGGAGCAAGCACGAAAAATGCCGTTACCTGGTTCCAATGGAAATTTGGAATGAAGGCCGACGGTGTAGTTGGAGCTTCGACAAAGCTGAAGCTTTGGGAAGCGACTAAAGCCTGGAAGCCGGCAGCAGCAGAATCTTCATCTGGACAAGCTGGCTCGGGCAATACAGCTGCGCCTAGCAAAGGCGGCGGAGGTGGAAGCTCGCTTTCCAAGGGCAACAAGCTGGGCCTCAGCGCCAATGATTTGAAGCTGATGGCCAACGCCGTTTACGGCGAATCCCGAGGCGAGCCTTATGAGGGGCAAATAGCCGTTGCAGCCGTCATTTTAAATCGGCTGCAATCGACGAGCTTTCCGAATTCGATTTCGGGCGTTATTTTTCAGCCGGGTGCCTTTACCGCGGTTGCAGATGGCCAAATTTGGCTGACGCCAAATGAAACTGCCAGCCGTGCGGTGATGGATGCCATCAATGGCCAGGATCCATCAAATGGCTGCTTGTATTATTTTAATCCGGAAACGGCAACCTCGAAGTGGATATGGACCCGGCCTCAAGTGAAAACGATAGGCAAGCATATTTTTTGCATGTAG
- a CDS encoding DNA translocase FtsK: MAKKRRGKKSLAANLKYEVYGILLITVSIIALSGEATVGRSLSKLFGLFLGKFYFVIALIGIYVGLVVMVKRMWPKGWSNRKTGMLVLVLAFTLWSSIAEIDRKLGDTTLLSGKVILNQLDSDLRGELLTSNPQDLRPLKDKAISGGYVGALQYSVLFTLFGKIGAQLLMLVMIAISIMLITGKSYVELFKTLRTRFVRMLKLLAAKWSDYSAERAAAQSSRNASVVSSASTVLTSDNTIDDDEEDFAPRPVKNKKSLFFSWRQSDKAKAAASHDEWELEDDPLHGESGRGEEGAAVPHWAEDWDQDWDSEQDEFAAQTAPSTAASSTAAAVPLPETSASLWPSEQEDLAAKAAQPYAHSDITDEQEWSEPWRPQETQEQQELVHIEGNEAEDSEYDAAEQANEAFGEQAVQQGDDEYDEPLLDSERAADGHLDAAAVPGSNAASNEANQQAAESKPALAASNVPVVKPYVLPPFTLLSKPSHMVRGGVGSSSMEAKLKLERTLESFGVKAKVLDPVIGPAVTRFEVEPASGVKVSKIVSLTDDIALALAAKDIRMEAPIPGRSAIGIEVPNMEISIVTMREVMETKEFYDSPSKLSIAFGRDIAGKPIVGNLAKMPHLLVAGATGSGKSVCINGIITSILYKATPDEVKFLMVDPKMVELNVYNGIPHLLAPVVTDPRRASLALKKIVVEMEKRYELFSKSGTRNIEGYNTLMADNPKAVLPYIVVIVDELADLMIVAANDVEDAIARLAQMARAAGIHLIIATQRPSVDVITGVIKANIPSRIAFGVSSQVDSRTILDMVGAEKLLGRGDMLYLPMGTSKPTRVQGAFLSDQEVEALVGYARGQAEAEYKEDLVPEIEEETASSDEVMDELYDQAVQIVVEAKQASVSLLQRRMRIGYTRAARLIDEMEARHIVGPYEGSKPREVLLTIDQLEAGRISS; this comes from the coding sequence TTGGCTAAGAAAAGAAGGGGCAAGAAATCGCTCGCAGCAAATTTGAAATATGAGGTTTACGGTATTTTACTCATTACGGTATCGATTATTGCTTTATCGGGAGAGGCGACGGTAGGACGTTCATTGTCCAAACTGTTCGGCCTCTTTCTGGGTAAATTTTACTTTGTGATTGCACTGATTGGCATATATGTGGGGCTGGTCGTGATGGTCAAACGGATGTGGCCGAAAGGCTGGTCCAATCGGAAAACAGGCATGCTTGTGCTCGTGCTTGCCTTTACGCTGTGGAGCTCCATTGCGGAAATCGACCGCAAGCTTGGGGATACGACACTGCTGTCTGGCAAAGTGATTTTGAATCAGTTGGACAGCGACTTAAGGGGAGAGCTGCTTACTTCCAACCCGCAGGATTTGCGCCCGCTTAAGGACAAGGCCATTAGTGGTGGTTACGTTGGAGCGCTGCAATATTCCGTACTTTTCACCTTGTTTGGGAAAATCGGAGCTCAGTTGCTCATGCTCGTCATGATTGCAATTTCCATTATGCTCATAACGGGGAAATCGTATGTGGAGCTGTTCAAGACGCTGCGTACCCGCTTTGTCCGTATGCTCAAGCTGCTCGCAGCCAAATGGTCGGATTATTCCGCCGAGCGGGCTGCAGCACAATCATCTAGAAATGCAAGCGTAGTATCGTCAGCAAGCACCGTGCTTACTTCGGACAATACAATTGACGATGATGAAGAGGATTTTGCGCCCCGTCCAGTCAAAAACAAAAAGTCATTGTTTTTCTCCTGGCGACAATCCGATAAGGCGAAGGCTGCCGCCAGCCATGACGAATGGGAGCTGGAGGATGATCCGCTTCACGGTGAGTCTGGCCGTGGCGAAGAGGGCGCGGCAGTACCGCATTGGGCGGAAGATTGGGATCAGGATTGGGACAGTGAGCAGGATGAATTTGCTGCCCAAACCGCGCCTAGCACAGCAGCTTCCTCAACAGCTGCTGCAGTTCCACTGCCAGAGACAAGCGCTAGCTTATGGCCTAGCGAGCAGGAGGATTTGGCTGCTAAAGCTGCCCAGCCGTACGCTCATTCCGACATAACGGATGAGCAGGAATGGTCAGAGCCATGGAGGCCGCAAGAAACGCAGGAGCAGCAAGAGCTGGTACATATAGAAGGAAATGAAGCAGAAGATTCGGAGTATGACGCAGCCGAGCAGGCGAATGAGGCATTTGGGGAGCAAGCTGTTCAACAAGGTGATGATGAATATGATGAGCCTTTATTGGATAGCGAGAGAGCGGCAGATGGCCATTTGGACGCTGCTGCAGTCCCTGGCTCAAACGCTGCAAGCAATGAAGCGAACCAACAAGCAGCCGAAAGCAAGCCGGCGCTAGCCGCATCAAACGTCCCGGTAGTCAAGCCGTACGTTTTACCGCCGTTTACTTTGCTGTCCAAGCCTAGCCATATGGTTAGAGGCGGCGTTGGCTCCAGTTCCATGGAGGCGAAGCTTAAGCTGGAGCGCACACTTGAAAGCTTTGGCGTGAAGGCGAAGGTGCTTGATCCCGTTATCGGTCCGGCCGTTACCCGTTTTGAGGTTGAGCCGGCATCGGGCGTGAAAGTTAGCAAAATTGTCAGCTTGACTGATGATATTGCACTTGCGCTTGCAGCTAAGGATATTCGGATGGAAGCGCCTATTCCAGGCAGATCGGCCATCGGCATTGAAGTGCCGAATATGGAAATATCGATTGTTACGATGCGCGAAGTAATGGAAACAAAGGAATTTTATGATTCCCCTTCCAAGCTGTCGATTGCCTTCGGCCGTGATATCGCGGGCAAGCCAATCGTGGGCAATTTGGCGAAAATGCCCCATTTGCTTGTAGCGGGAGCGACAGGGTCCGGTAAATCAGTCTGTATAAACGGTATTATTACTAGTATTTTGTACAAAGCAACGCCGGATGAAGTGAAGTTTCTCATGGTCGATCCGAAAATGGTGGAGCTAAACGTATACAACGGTATCCCGCATTTGCTGGCGCCAGTTGTAACTGATCCGCGTCGCGCATCGCTTGCGCTTAAGAAAATCGTAGTCGAGATGGAAAAACGCTATGAGCTGTTTTCCAAATCGGGAACGCGAAATATTGAAGGCTATAACACTTTAATGGCAGACAATCCGAAAGCGGTTCTGCCTTACATCGTCGTCATCGTCGATGAGCTTGCCGATTTGATGATCGTAGCGGCTAACGATGTCGAGGATGCCATTGCCAGACTCGCGCAAATGGCCCGTGCGGCAGGCATTCACCTTATTATTGCAACGCAGCGTCCGTCTGTTGACGTCATTACCGGTGTTATTAAAGCGAATATTCCATCGCGGATTGCTTTTGGCGTTTCCTCACAGGTCGATTCGCGAACGATACTCGACATGGTCGGAGCGGAAAAGCTGCTCGGCCGCGGCGATATGCTTTACTTGCCGATGGGTACCTCCAAGCCGACGCGGGTACAGGGCGCATTCCTTTCCGATCAGGAAGTAGAGGCGCTTGTCGGTTATGCCCGAGGGCAGGCAGAAGCGGAATACAAAGAAGATCTTGTACCGGAAATTGAGGAGGAGACGGCTAGCTCCGACGAGGTCATGGACGAACTGTATGATCAGGCCGTTCAAATCGTCGTCGAAGCAAAGCAAGCGTCGGTATCCTTGCTTCAACGCCGCATGCGTATTGGCTACACAAGGGCTGCAAGGCTCATTGACGAGATGGAAGCCCGTCATATCGTGGGGCCATACGAAGGCAGCAAGCCGCGTGAGGTGCTGCTCACAATAGATCAGCTCGAAGCGGGACGAATCAGTTCTTAA
- a CDS encoding YlzJ-like family protein gives MSVLYTIVPLEEVLAGWQAEEEINQGREVWVDGVYMQVEPIAPGMGKVIRLIHCGLDDYLNPQLSPGAVVKY, from the coding sequence ATGTCTGTTCTATATACGATTGTTCCGCTGGAAGAAGTGCTGGCGGGCTGGCAGGCGGAGGAGGAAATCAATCAGGGCCGCGAAGTTTGGGTGGATGGCGTATATATGCAGGTAGAGCCGATTGCGCCAGGGATGGGCAAAGTCATTCGACTCATTCATTGCGGGCTGGACGATTATTTAAATCCGCAGCTTTCGCCAGGAGCTGTTGTCAAATATTGA
- a CDS encoding ClpP family protease: MWPYSMSLTGEQPEPYDEEKKKAAGALDALQQLGQVNIPQAESNIFCMTIIGQIEGHMVLPPQNKTTKYEHLIPQLVAAEQNQKIEGVLIVLNTVGGDVEAGLAIAEMISSLSKPTVTLVLGGGHSIGVPIAVAGNLSFIAATATMTIHPIRLNGTVIGVPQTFEYLDKMQERVVRFVTMHSKVSEATFKELMFKTGELTRDIGTTVIGGDAVRHGLIDAVGGLADALRELKRLVEERRQAGMPGVFN; this comes from the coding sequence ATGTGGCCGTATTCAATGAGTTTAACAGGAGAACAGCCTGAGCCGTATGACGAAGAGAAGAAAAAGGCGGCTGGAGCCCTTGACGCTTTGCAGCAGTTGGGCCAGGTAAACATTCCTCAGGCCGAGTCCAATATTTTTTGCATGACGATTATTGGACAGATTGAAGGGCATATGGTGCTGCCGCCGCAAAATAAAACGACAAAATATGAGCATTTGATTCCACAGCTGGTCGCAGCCGAGCAAAATCAAAAAATTGAAGGTGTGCTGATCGTGCTCAACACAGTTGGCGGTGATGTGGAGGCGGGGCTTGCTATTGCAGAAATGATTTCTTCTTTGTCAAAGCCGACAGTTACGCTCGTACTCGGTGGCGGACATTCGATTGGCGTTCCGATAGCTGTAGCGGGCAACCTATCCTTCATTGCTGCGACAGCAACGATGACCATACATCCGATTCGCTTAAATGGCACCGTGATTGGCGTTCCCCAAACGTTCGAATATTTGGATAAAATGCAGGAGCGCGTCGTTCGTTTCGTTACGATGCACTCCAAAGTGTCGGAAGCGACTTTCAAGGAATTGATGTTCAAAACAGGAGAGCTGACACGCGATATCGGAACAACAGTCATTGGCGGCGACGCAGTTCGCCATGGCTTGATTGATGCGGTAGGCGGTCTTGCAGATGCGCTTCGGGAGCTTAAGCGGCTAGTAGAGGAGCGCAGGCAGGCGGGAATGCCGGGGGTGTTTAACTAA